Proteins found in one Maridesulfovibrio sp. genomic segment:
- a CDS encoding flagellar hook-length control protein FliK: MKILPHQEKSNQDLSNLLDRTSLSEDSFRSSMFDNFLYSSQSEAESIYNQVQDFASNSKPAYEEVVSYAKEETAPDYINEAAENMAVQSVAEQPQEMKVSREDWNDIKEELEEYGIDKKDIAELEEKVMSENGMTYGQLVTELSSMMKDLKGITLTPVQEQNLNSIFTQLGFTPAESKGLLASIRQGKLGDVVEKMQAKLANMADSEKLQLSKDEAKTLTDILKLSGGAANKIAGLLTAEGATAGDFKKGFSILKTALAKQQASQDAKDLHLVKSVAESLHSAMEKASDQSPSTVRMASADVISDSMGAAKDVSERVNNEARNGAESNSNPSQNGDDLKGNPNGRQHTGQNEESSSNRHWLEQLLSDSDDVDGWDEFFGKLSDGSLGKGEGKLDGNIFGHGFGTLQNAVKSAQAGKTNTMWEKTARSNILEQVQEGIFKNLGQGRKQLTLQLNPNNLGTVNVILQVRNKEVQATIRAENHDTAKVIAEQLETVKQALEDQGLKVEKLEVQTGLADGQTDTSWKNAEDHNSAQYQDMVSQMRRRWHTLRQEGTSLAREMQNMNHKETISQSGLYIVA, translated from the coding sequence ATGAAAATACTTCCACATCAAGAAAAAAGTAATCAGGATTTGAGCAATCTTCTGGATAGAACTTCTCTGTCAGAGGATTCCTTTCGCTCATCAATGTTTGATAACTTTCTTTATTCCAGTCAGTCCGAAGCTGAATCCATTTATAATCAGGTGCAGGATTTTGCCAGCAATTCCAAGCCTGCTTATGAGGAAGTTGTCTCCTATGCAAAAGAGGAGACTGCTCCCGATTATATCAATGAAGCTGCGGAAAATATGGCCGTGCAGTCTGTGGCGGAGCAGCCGCAGGAAATGAAGGTCAGCCGTGAGGACTGGAATGATATCAAGGAAGAACTCGAAGAGTACGGCATCGATAAGAAAGATATCGCCGAACTCGAAGAGAAGGTTATGAGCGAAAACGGCATGACCTACGGGCAGCTCGTAACTGAGCTTTCTTCTATGATGAAGGACCTCAAGGGAATTACGCTCACTCCTGTTCAGGAGCAGAACCTGAATTCCATTTTTACTCAGCTGGGATTTACTCCGGCTGAGTCCAAGGGACTGTTGGCCTCCATCCGTCAGGGCAAGCTTGGTGATGTAGTTGAAAAGATGCAGGCCAAGCTAGCAAACATGGCTGATTCCGAAAAGCTCCAGCTTTCCAAGGACGAGGCGAAGACACTCACCGATATTCTGAAGTTGAGTGGTGGGGCGGCTAATAAGATAGCCGGGCTGCTGACCGCTGAGGGGGCGACTGCAGGCGATTTCAAAAAAGGATTTTCTATTCTCAAAACCGCTTTGGCTAAGCAGCAAGCTTCGCAAGATGCCAAGGATCTTCATCTGGTCAAGAGCGTTGCCGAATCTTTGCATTCAGCGATGGAAAAGGCTTCCGATCAGTCCCCCAGCACCGTGCGCATGGCATCTGCAGATGTAATCAGTGATTCTATGGGAGCGGCTAAGGACGTCAGTGAAAGAGTTAATAATGAAGCCCGGAACGGTGCGGAAAGCAACAGCAATCCATCCCAAAACGGTGATGATCTGAAGGGCAATCCCAATGGCAGACAGCATACCGGACAGAATGAAGAGAGTAGTTCCAACCGTCATTGGCTGGAGCAGCTCTTGAGTGACTCTGACGATGTGGATGGCTGGGATGAATTCTTCGGTAAGTTGTCCGATGGTTCTCTTGGGAAGGGTGAGGGAAAGCTGGACGGTAATATTTTTGGTCACGGCTTTGGAACCCTGCAGAATGCCGTTAAGTCGGCACAGGCAGGCAAGACCAATACCATGTGGGAAAAAACTGCCCGGTCCAATATTCTCGAGCAGGTTCAGGAAGGAATCTTCAAGAATCTAGGTCAAGGCCGTAAGCAGCTTACATTACAGCTTAATCCCAATAATCTGGGCACAGTTAATGTTATACTGCAGGTCAGGAATAAGGAAGTGCAGGCCACTATCAGGGCCGAAAATCACGATACAGCTAAAGTTATTGCCGAGCAGCTTGAAACAGTGAAGCAGGCTCTGGAAGATCAGGGACTGAAAGTGGAAAAACTTGAGGTCCAAACCGGTCTCGCAGATGGTCAGACTGACACTTCATGGAAAAACGCTGAAGACCATAACTCTGCGCAATATCAGGATATGGTGTCCCAGATGCGTAGGCGTTGGCATACTTTGAGACAGGAAGGCACCTCTTTGGCCCGGGAAATGCAAAATATGAATCATAAGGAAACAATTTCCCAGAGCGGACTTTACATAGTGGCTTAA
- a CDS encoding flagellar hook assembly protein FlgD, producing the protein MGYVGFSNILGRAEADMAASNQPEHKSQLDQDDFLKLLLTQMQNQDPANPMEDKEYMAQMTQFSSLEQLTKMNTSMEAMLNKGTQEQMVSAVSFIGKEVKAEGYNISRDNGEISKIFYGLGEPVANAFINIYDKNQNLMRTVQLGSKAKGTYEFEWDGKDWAGKDVPDGVYTIAMAAEDASGSPVMVKTEVSGEVSGVVSEGGKQFLHLKDGRYINFLNIKEVVSPTEVADSSNKDDSSSKDDSSS; encoded by the coding sequence ATGGGATACGTAGGATTCAGCAATATTCTCGGTAGGGCGGAGGCCGATATGGCGGCCAGCAATCAGCCCGAGCATAAAAGTCAGCTCGATCAGGATGATTTCCTGAAGCTTCTTCTTACCCAGATGCAGAATCAGGACCCGGCCAATCCCATGGAAGATAAAGAGTATATGGCGCAGATGACACAGTTCTCCAGTCTGGAACAGCTCACCAAGATGAATACCAGCATGGAAGCCATGCTTAATAAAGGTACTCAGGAACAGATGGTTTCCGCGGTGAGCTTCATAGGCAAAGAAGTCAAGGCTGAAGGTTACAATATCAGTCGTGACAACGGAGAGATCAGTAAGATCTTTTACGGTCTGGGAGAACCGGTGGCAAATGCTTTCATCAATATTTACGACAAAAATCAAAACCTTATGCGTACAGTCCAGCTCGGATCAAAGGCTAAAGGAACCTATGAGTTCGAATGGGACGGGAAGGACTGGGCCGGTAAGGATGTTCCGGATGGTGTTTACACTATAGCCATGGCGGCGGAAGACGCTAGCGGCAGTCCGGTAATGGTTAAGACGGAAGTCAGTGGCGAAGTGTCCGGAGTTGTTTCCGAAGGCGGCAAGCAGTTTTTGCACCTTAAAGACGGTCGCTACATCAACTTCCTCAACATCAAGGAAGTAGTAAGTCCAACGGAAGTGGCAGATTCTTCAAACAAAGATGATTCTTCAAGCAAAGATGATTCTTCAAGCTAA
- a CDS encoding flagellar hook protein FlgE, with protein MGLSASLFSGITGLQAHGDKMSVLGNNIANVNTIGFKSAKMHFEDAISQDMSTATGIAQVGRGVQVGAIYADYAQGSFETTSESTDLAIGGDGFFIVSPKDEDTSYYTRAGNFRFDKDGYLTDPHGYVLQGWQVQDESSSQVATGTSVNTSSAVRTIGVPTNIRLENFQSAPKETTTINVITNLDSSEASRAGGANPYHALFDSWDGSQDPALGDSLYAYQSTIKVYDANGSAHNVTTYFDQVDLTDEGGKKVWEFVVTCDPAEDGRKFPDGTSVLGNSAAGMLMTGTMTFNAAGDMTGISAYTLKSNAAPAPAPALDGTTSKNPLEWTLAEFSQDGLPVLTANFLSRSNANFTDSDNKPVTIEMNFGLNNQDLSGAGLNKGWNNPDPTNSSLAALSGAATTVADVPNFGDGEKSALSTTSYDSGSTTLFQSQDGYTAGFLQSTSVSRDGVLTGRYSNGQIQELYVLTLASFNNDWGLRREGGNLFTETRESGDALTGLPNSSGKGSIASNSLEMSNVDLAVEFVNMITTQRGFQANSKVITTTDTMMGELIQLKR; from the coding sequence ATGGGTTTATCAGCATCATTATTCTCAGGTATCACAGGCTTACAGGCACATGGCGATAAGATGTCCGTGCTTGGTAACAACATTGCAAACGTAAACACAATCGGTTTCAAGAGTGCCAAGATGCACTTTGAAGATGCCATCAGTCAGGACATGTCCACCGCCACAGGTATCGCTCAGGTTGGTCGCGGTGTACAGGTCGGGGCAATTTATGCCGACTACGCTCAGGGGTCGTTTGAAACAACTTCTGAGTCCACCGACCTCGCAATCGGTGGTGACGGATTTTTCATAGTATCTCCCAAGGATGAAGATACTTCTTATTACACAAGGGCCGGTAACTTCCGCTTTGATAAAGACGGTTACCTCACAGACCCTCACGGTTACGTGCTTCAGGGCTGGCAAGTTCAGGACGAAAGCAGCTCTCAGGTTGCCACCGGAACCAGCGTGAATACTAGCTCCGCCGTGCGTACTATCGGTGTTCCTACCAATATCAGGTTGGAAAATTTTCAGTCCGCGCCTAAGGAAACCACTACCATTAATGTTATCACCAACCTTGATTCCAGTGAGGCAAGCCGGGCCGGTGGTGCCAACCCTTATCACGCACTTTTTGATTCATGGGACGGCAGTCAGGATCCCGCTCTCGGTGACTCTCTTTACGCTTATCAGTCCACAATCAAGGTGTATGATGCCAACGGATCCGCGCACAACGTAACAACCTATTTCGACCAGGTGGATTTGACAGACGAAGGCGGTAAGAAGGTTTGGGAATTTGTTGTAACCTGTGACCCCGCAGAAGACGGTCGCAAGTTTCCTGATGGAACCTCTGTTTTGGGTAACTCCGCTGCCGGTATGCTTATGACCGGAACCATGACCTTCAACGCCGCCGGCGACATGACTGGAATTTCAGCTTATACTTTGAAGAGTAATGCTGCGCCAGCACCAGCTCCTGCCCTTGACGGAACTACATCCAAGAACCCTCTTGAGTGGACCCTTGCCGAGTTTTCACAGGATGGTCTGCCGGTTCTAACCGCAAACTTTCTTTCAAGGTCTAATGCTAACTTTACGGATTCCGATAATAAGCCTGTGACAATTGAAATGAACTTCGGTTTGAACAACCAGGATCTTTCCGGAGCCGGTCTCAATAAAGGCTGGAATAACCCCGATCCAACTAATTCTTCTTTGGCTGCTTTGTCGGGTGCGGCTACAACAGTAGCTGATGTCCCCAACTTCGGCGATGGTGAAAAGAGCGCACTGTCCACAACCAGTTATGACTCCGGCTCCACAACTCTGTTTCAGTCTCAGGACGGTTATACCGCAGGTTTTCTGCAGAGTACTTCCGTAAGCAGAGACGGTGTTCTGACCGGACGTTACTCCAATGGACAGATTCAGGAGCTCTACGTATTGACCCTCGCCTCATTCAATAACGATTGGGGACTGCGGCGTGAAGGCGGTAACCTCTTCACCGAGACCAGAGAATCCGGTGATGCGCTGACCGGCCTGCCAAACAGCAGCGGTAAAGGCTCCATCGCTTCCAACTCTCTTGAAATGTCCAACGTGGACCTTGCCGTGGAATTTGTGAACATGATCACCACCCAGCGTGGTTTTCAGGCTAACTCCAAGGTCATCACCACCACAGACACCATGATGGGCGAGCTTATCCAGCTCAAGCGTTAA
- a CDS encoding flagellin, producing MSLVINHNLMAMHASRNLEHAYGNLGTSTRRLSSGLRVGTAADDAAGLAIRELMRADIKSLNQGMRNANDAISMIQTADGALQVIDEKLIRMKELATQASTGTYNSDQRLIIDSEFQAMASEITRIAMATDFNGIHLLNGNLSGETSTHDGSGLHSTGPLKVHFGTGNDCAEDYYYIAIGSSTASSLGVATSVSTQELAQQTLDKLQQAIISKDKIRANLGAMQNRLENTITNLSIQAENVQAAESRISDVDVATEMTEFVRNQILTQSAVAMLSQANSLPKMAMQLIGG from the coding sequence ATGTCCTTAGTCATTAACCATAACTTGATGGCAATGCACGCCTCACGCAACTTAGAACATGCGTATGGCAACCTTGGTACTTCTACCCGCCGCCTCTCCTCTGGTTTGAGAGTCGGTACCGCAGCAGACGATGCAGCGGGACTCGCAATTCGCGAACTCATGCGTGCTGACATCAAATCCCTTAACCAGGGTATGAGAAACGCAAACGACGCGATTTCCATGATCCAGACCGCAGACGGTGCGCTGCAGGTCATTGATGAAAAACTCATTCGTATGAAAGAGCTTGCAACTCAGGCTTCCACCGGTACTTATAACTCTGACCAGCGTCTCATCATCGACTCAGAGTTTCAGGCCATGGCTTCGGAAATTACTCGTATCGCAATGGCTACCGACTTCAACGGCATCCATCTGCTTAACGGTAACCTTTCCGGTGAGACCTCTACTCACGATGGTTCCGGGCTCCACTCTACCGGCCCGCTGAAGGTTCACTTCGGAACAGGTAACGACTGCGCGGAAGACTACTATTACATTGCTATCGGAAGTTCTACAGCTTCTTCCCTCGGTGTTGCTACTTCTGTATCAACTCAGGAACTGGCCCAGCAGACTCTGGATAAGCTCCAGCAGGCAATTATTTCTAAAGATAAGATTCGTGCGAATCTCGGTGCCATGCAGAACAGATTGGAAAATACCATTACCAACCTTTCTATACAGGCAGAAAATGTTCAGGCGGCTGAATCCCGCATCTCTGATGTGGACGTAGCAACTGAAATGACCGAGTTTGTACGTAACCAGATTCTCACTCAGTCCGCGGTAGCTATGCTCTCGCAGGCTAACTCACTGCCTAAGATGGCAATGCAGCTCATCGGCGGTTAA
- the rnc gene encoding ribonuclease III, protein MVENFSRLQQGIHYRFSQVKHLATALTHSSWANEQTEPTEDNERLEFLGDAVLELCVTEELFKRFEGAHEGQLTKIRSKLVKEKSLAAIARELEINLFLKLGKGEEAQGGRTRSSLLADAMEAVIGAVFLDGGYAEAKKFIMQIFEDKWPETFKIESSKDFKSKLQEVTQAKFKERPTYVLTGTKGPEHEKIFIVDLNLPDGKSFNSEGSSLKKAEQTAAAKALGYLADEEE, encoded by the coding sequence ATGGTAGAAAATTTTTCTCGCCTCCAGCAAGGTATCCACTATCGATTTTCTCAAGTCAAGCATTTAGCCACGGCACTTACCCATAGTTCATGGGCAAATGAGCAGACCGAACCTACTGAGGACAATGAACGGCTGGAATTTTTGGGGGACGCGGTGTTGGAACTTTGCGTAACCGAGGAGCTGTTTAAACGCTTCGAGGGTGCGCATGAAGGACAGCTTACCAAAATCAGATCCAAGCTTGTAAAAGAAAAAAGCCTTGCCGCCATCGCCCGCGAACTGGAAATAAATTTGTTCCTTAAGCTTGGTAAAGGCGAAGAGGCTCAAGGAGGAAGAACCCGCTCCTCTCTTCTGGCCGATGCCATGGAAGCGGTTATCGGGGCTGTATTTCTGGATGGGGGCTATGCCGAAGCAAAAAAATTCATCATGCAGATATTTGAGGACAAATGGCCTGAGACCTTTAAAATTGAAAGCTCCAAAGACTTCAAAAGCAAATTGCAGGAAGTGACACAGGCCAAGTTCAAAGAACGTCCGACATACGTACTGACCGGTACCAAAGGACCGGAACATGAAAAAATATTTATTGTAGACCTGAATCTCCCGGACGGGAAATCATTTAATTCGGAAGGTTCCAGTTTAAAAAAAGCAGAGCAGACCGCTGCTGCCAAGGCTTTGGGTTATCTCGCTGACGAAGAAGAGTAA